The following coding sequences are from one Acetoanaerobium noterae window:
- a CDS encoding TcaA NTF2-like domain-containing protein → MKIKLLTGMLIFTLFLSNFGIISYADSYTATKIFYQPKMHNQNHNKFLNQHKKTQVEKLIHSYQNNFVSAINSGDFSLVSSDILPGSKICTVQKSTVKSYSERGIKERLISYKINSMSEFDNGDFRVVVNEKFYIQKGNQPLEYKEFENIYRVAKTNKGYKMSQILSVKILDSKTIKS, encoded by the coding sequence ATGAAGATAAAATTATTGACTGGAATGCTTATTTTTACACTTTTTTTATCTAATTTTGGAATAATATCATATGCAGATTCATATACAGCGACAAAGATTTTTTATCAACCGAAGATGCACAACCAAAATCATAATAAATTTTTAAACCAGCATAAGAAAACTCAAGTAGAAAAACTAATACATAGCTATCAGAATAATTTTGTGAGTGCCATAAATTCAGGAGATTTTTCGCTGGTATCATCGGATATTCTTCCAGGCAGTAAGATATGTACAGTTCAGAAATCAACTGTAAAGTCATACTCAGAAAGAGGAATAAAGGAACGTCTTATATCATATAAAATAAACTCCATGAGTGAGTTTGACAACGGAGATTTTAGAGTGGTAGTAAATGAAAAATTTTATATCCAAAAAGGTAATCAACCACTGGAATATAAGGAATTTGAAAATATATACAGAGTAGCTAAGACAAATAAAGGCTATAAGATGTCTCAGATATTATCAGTAAAAATACTAGACAGCAAAACAATAAAAAGTTGA